Part of the Candidatus Eisenbacteria bacterium genome, GTGGCTCTGCCATGGGTGCCCTCAGCCGGCCAGGATGAGGAAGTTCGAGGTGCCGCGGGGGGGATGCCACTCGATGTCCACGCGCTCGACGACCGCGGCGGGCGGTCCCTCGCGAAGATCGGAGAGGAGCCGGAGGAGTTCGGCCCTGGGGCCCTCCGCTTCGACACGAACCGAACCGTTCGGCAAGTTCTGAACCGATCCGCCCAGGCGAAGCTCGCCCGCGCGCGATCGGACGAAGTATCGGTACCCGACTCCCTGCACCCGCCCCACCACCCTCGCCACGAACCGCGACGAGTCCGGTCCCATCAGGAGGCGGGCCGTGCGGCGCGGCACGCGCGGGGAGCGGATCGACGCGGTGTGAAGTGGTCGGGGCGAGAGGATTTGAACCTCCGACCCCCTGGTCCCGAACCAGGTGCTCTACCAGGCTGAGCCACGCCCCGAACCTCGACCGCAAACAGCGACGAACCAATGCAATTCAGGCAGGGCAGTCTATCAGCCGGTGCCGGAAGGGTCAACGGGGCCCGGGCGCCCGAGACGGTCGTGGGCGGCGGATCGGAGGAGCGCCGCCGCGCCGTCAGGTCCCGTTCGTCCAGCCCTCGCGCCCGATCAGAGGAACGAACGTGCATCCGCAGAGGATGCGCTGGCTCAGACCCTCCGGCGTTCGTGTGAGCTTCACCAGGGACTGGTTCTCGCGCACGCCCACCGGCACGACGGCGATGCCGCCCGAGACGAGCTGCTCCTCGAGGAAGGCGGGAACGTGGGGCGCGCCGGCGGTCACGAGCACCCGGTCGAACGGGGCCATCTCCCTCCACCCGAGCGTCCCGTCGGCGCAGCGGAAGACGATGTTCGAGTACCCCATCGTCGTGAGCCTCTGCTTCGCTTCCTCGGCGATCGTGGGGATCCGCTCGATCGTGAACACGCGATCCGCCAGCTCCGCCAGGATGGCGGTCTGGTATCCGGAACCCGTCCCGATCTCCAGCACCTTCTCCTCGCCGGTGAGGTCGAGCGCCTGCGTCATGAGCGCGACCATGTAGGGCTGCGAGATGGTCTGGTCCTCGCCGATCGGAAGCGCGTGGTCGCTGTAGGCGCGCGCGACCAGCGCGTCGTTCACGAACAGGTGCCGCGGGATCGCTTCCATGATGCGCAGGACGTGGCGGTCG contains:
- a CDS encoding acylphosphatase, which encodes MGPDSSRFVARVVGRVQGVGYRYFVRSRAGELRLGGSVQNLPNGSVRVEAEGPRAELLRLLSDLREGPPAAVVERVDIEWHPPRGTSNFLILAG
- a CDS encoding protein-L-isoaspartate(D-aspartate) O-methyltransferase; amino-acid sequence: MNPKTDDLAVARRRMVEQQLRARGIHDRHVLRIMEAIPRHLFVNDALVARAYSDHALPIGEDQTISQPYMVALMTQALDLTGEEKVLEIGTGSGYQTAILAELADRVFTIERIPTIAEEAKQRLTTMGYSNIVFRCADGTLGWREMAPFDRVLVTAGAPHVPAFLEEQLVSGGIAVVPVGVRENQSLVKLTRTPEGLSQRILCGCTFVPLIGREGWTNGT